In Ancalomicrobiaceae bacterium S20, the following proteins share a genomic window:
- a CDS encoding SCO family protein produces MSSSITRRRFHGNALGLTALAIAALRPGRSATAQVPAEVRGRFRLATTDGKVFTEADLLGRPSLVVFGFMSCPDVCPTTLMNLALLMKALGPKADALRVAFISVDPERDDPASLGKFVTSFDPRIIGLTGSPEAVRAAVVSYHALAEKIPQGDSYTMMHSTGLYLADKTGLVRDLLEPTDTTEALVAHITPWL; encoded by the coding sequence ATGTCCAGCAGCATCACGCGCCGCCGCTTTCACGGAAACGCCCTGGGCCTCACCGCGCTCGCGATCGCAGCGCTTCGGCCGGGACGGTCCGCGACCGCGCAGGTCCCGGCCGAAGTGCGCGGCCGCTTCCGGCTCGCGACCACGGACGGCAAGGTCTTCACCGAGGCGGATCTCCTGGGGCGCCCGAGCCTGGTGGTGTTCGGCTTCATGTCGTGTCCCGACGTCTGCCCGACCACGCTGATGAACCTCGCGCTTCTGATGAAGGCGCTCGGACCCAAGGCGGACGCCCTGCGCGTCGCCTTCATCTCGGTCGATCCGGAACGCGACGATCCCGCCTCGCTCGGCAAGTTCGTCACCAGCTTCGATCCGCGCATCATCGGCCTCACCGGCAGCCCGGAGGCGGTCCGGGCGGCGGTCGTCTCCTATCATGCGCTCGCCGAGAAGATCCCGCAGGGCGACAGCTACACGATGATGCATTCGACAGGACTTTATCTGGCCGACAAGACGGGCCTCGTCCGCGATCTGCTCGAGCCGACCGACACGACCGAGGCGCTGGTCGCGCACATCACCCCCTGGCTCTGA
- a CDS encoding RICIN domain-containing protein yields the protein MKILKLLSALVAATLWLALASAPASAQTVPTGPVLLKVQHTGQCLDDYGWSRDDATPIVQWGCHGGANQQWRFEPVPGGYHVVNVFSGKCLDVYGAFTAAATNVIQYWCHSGPNQTWKVSYSGANWQLVAAHSNQCLDVFGGLADFGTKLIQWPCHGGANQQWKATNPDGSPIGGTAGGTSPLSTQGQWSARVSFPLVPVSASMLGNGKVMLWSGSGRTSFGGGNQTYSVLYDPDTGTMTSTLLTSPALEYFCEATSLLPDGRLLVTGGSNPATSSLMDTGGRFSNGPGVNISRGYAGQTLTSKGQVFVLGGSWSGGTGGKKGELYTPGGSWTLLPNILPDDFIIADPTGAYRGDNHMWLLAADDGWVFHAGPSKKMHWVNTSGSGAVSSAGQRGNADAMNGNAVLYDVGKILTLGGAPTYDNATPSNAAFTIDITGGAGRAPSVTQTGSMQYARTFLNSVVLPTGQVVAIGGQSAAGATPFSDANSALAAEVWDPSTGRFTTGASMTTPRNYHSVAMLLMDGRVLAAGGGLCNCASDHPDGEIYSPPYLFNKDGSAAQRPTISSAPASAARGERISVTAANAASFALVRMSSVTHSLNNDQRRVPLQVVAKNGDTATLQIPAANGVAIPGNYMLFALSATGTPSIAKVVNIR from the coding sequence ATGAAAATCCTGAAACTGCTGTCGGCGCTCGTCGCCGCGACGCTTTGGCTCGCCTTGGCGAGTGCGCCTGCATCGGCCCAGACGGTGCCGACCGGGCCGGTGCTGCTCAAGGTGCAGCACACCGGCCAGTGTCTCGACGACTACGGCTGGTCGCGAGACGATGCCACGCCGATCGTGCAGTGGGGGTGTCACGGCGGCGCCAATCAGCAATGGCGCTTCGAGCCGGTTCCCGGCGGCTACCATGTCGTCAACGTGTTCAGCGGCAAGTGCCTGGACGTCTATGGCGCCTTCACGGCGGCGGCCACCAATGTCATCCAGTACTGGTGTCATAGTGGTCCGAACCAGACCTGGAAGGTCTCCTATTCGGGCGCCAACTGGCAGCTCGTCGCCGCCCACAGCAATCAGTGTCTCGACGTGTTCGGCGGGCTCGCCGATTTCGGCACGAAGCTGATCCAGTGGCCGTGCCACGGCGGTGCGAACCAGCAGTGGAAGGCCACCAATCCGGACGGCTCGCCGATCGGCGGCACCGCCGGCGGGACATCGCCGCTGTCGACCCAGGGTCAATGGTCGGCGCGCGTCAGCTTCCCGCTCGTGCCGGTCTCGGCCAGCATGCTCGGCAACGGCAAGGTCATGCTCTGGTCCGGCAGCGGCCGCACGAGCTTCGGCGGCGGCAACCAGACCTATTCGGTGCTCTACGATCCCGACACCGGCACGATGACGAGCACGCTGCTCACCTCGCCGGCGCTCGAATATTTCTGCGAGGCCACCTCGCTGCTGCCGGACGGTCGCCTGCTCGTGACCGGCGGCTCCAACCCGGCGACCAGCTCGCTGATGGACACCGGCGGCCGCTTCTCGAACGGGCCCGGCGTCAACATCTCGCGCGGCTATGCCGGCCAGACACTGACCTCCAAGGGGCAGGTCTTCGTGCTCGGCGGCTCGTGGTCGGGCGGCACCGGCGGCAAGAAGGGCGAGCTCTACACGCCGGGCGGCTCCTGGACCCTGCTGCCCAACATCTTGCCGGACGACTTCATCATTGCCGATCCCACGGGCGCCTACCGGGGCGACAACCACATGTGGCTGCTGGCCGCCGACGACGGTTGGGTCTTCCACGCCGGCCCGTCCAAGAAGATGCACTGGGTCAACACCAGCGGCAGCGGAGCCGTGTCTTCGGCCGGCCAGCGCGGCAACGCCGACGCCATGAACGGCAACGCCGTGCTCTATGATGTCGGCAAGATCCTGACCCTCGGCGGCGCGCCGACCTACGACAACGCCACGCCGTCCAACGCGGCCTTCACCATCGACATCACCGGCGGCGCCGGCCGTGCGCCGAGCGTCACCCAGACCGGATCGATGCAGTACGCGCGCACCTTCCTGAATTCGGTCGTCCTGCCGACCGGTCAGGTCGTCGCGATCGGCGGCCAGAGCGCGGCCGGAGCGACGCCGTTCTCGGATGCGAATTCGGCGCTGGCGGCCGAAGTCTGGGATCCGTCGACCGGCCGCTTCACCACCGGCGCGTCGATGACGACGCCGCGCAACTATCATTCGGTCGCGATGCTGCTGATGGACGGTCGCGTGCTCGCCGCCGGCGGCGGTCTCTGCAACTGCGCGTCCGACCATCCGGACGGCGAGATCTATTCGCCGCCCTACCTGTTCAACAAGGACGGCTCGGCGGCCCAGCGCCCGACGATCTCCTCCGCGCCGGCGAGCGCCGCGCGCGGCGAGCGGATCAGCGTCACGGCCGCCAATGCGGCGTCCTTCGCGCTGGTCCGCATGAGCTCGGTCACGCATTCTCTCAACAACGACCAGCGCCGCGTGCCGCTGCAGGTCGTCGCCAAGAACGGCGACACCGCGACGCTGCAGATCCCGGCCGCGAACGGCGTGGCGATCCCCGGCAACTACATGCTGTTCGCCCTGTCGGCGACCGGCACGCCGAGCATCGCGAAGGTGGTCAACATCCGCTGA
- a CDS encoding pilus assembly protein TadG-related protein, translating to MVFAVVSLPLMMCVGASIDVARMYQYRQKMQVAAETALQSAMSGAADRPAALRIADARSAYASFAPANGVAVTAPAEVAVAVDPSKVSASVTVRSSVSLVFGELFHMPNVNLAVVVRSEQDLGAAQQRRMLCHIGRPEDVQRLKCGTFL from the coding sequence GTGGTCTTTGCTGTGGTCTCGCTGCCGCTGATGATGTGTGTCGGTGCGTCGATCGACGTCGCGCGCATGTATCAGTATCGCCAGAAGATGCAGGTCGCCGCCGAGACCGCGCTGCAGAGCGCGATGTCCGGCGCCGCCGACCGTCCGGCCGCGCTGCGCATCGCCGACGCGCGCTCGGCCTACGCCAGCTTCGCCCCCGCCAATGGCGTCGCGGTCACCGCGCCGGCCGAGGTCGCGGTCGCGGTCGATCCGTCCAAGGTGTCCGCCTCGGTCACCGTGCGCTCGAGCGTCAGTCTGGTGTTCGGCGAGCTGTTTCACATGCCGAACGTCAACCTCGCGGTGGTGGTCCGCTCCGAGCAGGATCTCGGCGCCGCGCAGCAGCGCCGCATGCTCTGCCACATCGGTCGTCCCGAGGACGTGCAGCGCCTGAAGTGCGGAACCTTCCTGTGA
- a CDS encoding neurotransmitter-gated ion-channel ligand-binding protein, translating to MRALVLGLVALFAAATTAVAAEHDELPAGVELPIAVRIAVRVLNVTEVKEVAGQAHLAVEVTQRWTDPRRRFDAVEVGAARVDRVGEDADQFLKAIWTPGLVADNQIGEAKARSIAVSAHASGEIVVVERYESDFRVAMTMAAFPFDQQQLKITFSLPRYPKQEAMLVTTEADRLFSHVEPTLSVVDWQPLGLGFANAETTGWNARAYSRLEASVTIDRLSERYILRIFVPIVAVLAVSVYVLWAPGLKATEKGNMIFSALLALAALSFTFESSFPGSISLNTPVAQIISLGYIYLVIVLLLDSVVSAACEKPDSALHRPCRAIRRHMTWSLPLIMVIVCAGAVVRALPV from the coding sequence TTGCGCGCGCTCGTCCTCGGTCTCGTCGCGCTGTTCGCCGCAGCGACCACCGCGGTCGCTGCCGAGCACGACGAACTGCCGGCCGGTGTCGAGCTGCCGATCGCGGTGCGCATCGCGGTCCGCGTGCTCAACGTGACCGAGGTCAAGGAGGTCGCCGGCCAGGCGCATCTCGCCGTCGAGGTCACGCAGCGCTGGACCGATCCGCGCCGCCGCTTCGACGCGGTCGAGGTCGGCGCGGCCCGCGTCGACCGCGTCGGCGAGGACGCCGACCAGTTCCTGAAGGCGATCTGGACGCCGGGCCTCGTCGCCGACAACCAGATCGGCGAGGCCAAGGCGCGCTCGATCGCGGTCTCCGCCCATGCGAGTGGCGAGATCGTCGTCGTCGAACGCTACGAGTCCGATTTCCGCGTCGCCATGACCATGGCGGCTTTCCCGTTCGACCAGCAGCAGCTCAAGATCACGTTTTCGCTGCCGCGCTATCCGAAGCAGGAGGCGATGCTGGTCACGACCGAGGCCGATCGCTTGTTCTCCCACGTGGAGCCGACGCTGTCGGTGGTCGACTGGCAGCCGCTCGGGCTCGGTTTCGCCAATGCCGAGACGACCGGCTGGAACGCACGCGCCTATTCGCGGCTGGAGGCTTCGGTCACGATCGACCGGCTGTCCGAGCGCTATATCCTGCGCATCTTCGTGCCGATCGTCGCGGTGCTGGCGGTGTCGGTCTATGTGCTGTGGGCGCCGGGGCTGAAGGCGACCGAGAAGGGCAACATGATCTTCTCGGCGCTCTTGGCGCTGGCGGCCTTGAGCTTCACGTTCGAGTCGAGTTTCCCCGGCTCGATCTCGCTCAACACGCCGGTCGCCCAGATCATCTCGCTCGGCTACATCTACCTCGTCATCGTGCTGCTGCTCGACAGCGTCGTGTCGGCCGCCTGCGAGAAGCCGGACTCCGCGCTGCACCGGCCCTGCCGGGCCATCCGCCGGCACATGACCTGGTCGCTGCCGCTGATCATGGTGATCGTCTGCGCCGGCGCAGTCGTGCGCGCCCTGCCGGTCTGA
- a CDS encoding cache domain-containing protein, translating to MRRLSISASVGLAAAAVIAATLGVMLHLVFGTTEEVMRRDREAQMRSVGQALGQALDQAGRFALAQAETMVRRQAVQAALAKGDRAELLRLSVGTYDYLRNQTGVTVFGYHTPDLRYFLRVHRPDDAIDDISKARPMVLAANKTRRSQMGLEIGVTGIVSMRGIAVVQAGDAFLGTMEVGLDPEPIIQQVKTVTNADVAVVLGQSLAGLSGAGKGRGGGEVIGDLVISDSTDDARFAALARAGTIRLAREAEVREIRQDGVASTMLIQPLVDFSGRMVGDLVAVKSFPDQRALSQQVRTELTVTALVGGILAFVLFTILAGLRARPETEA from the coding sequence ATGCGCCGGCTTTCGATCTCCGCCTCGGTCGGCCTCGCGGCCGCCGCCGTGATCGCGGCGACGCTCGGCGTCATGCTCCATCTCGTGTTCGGCACCACCGAGGAGGTGATGCGCCGCGATCGGGAGGCGCAGATGCGCTCGGTCGGCCAGGCGCTCGGTCAGGCGCTCGATCAGGCCGGCCGCTTCGCGCTCGCCCAGGCCGAGACGATGGTGCGCCGCCAGGCGGTGCAGGCCGCGCTCGCGAAGGGCGATCGCGCCGAGTTGCTGCGGCTGTCGGTCGGCACCTACGACTACCTGCGCAACCAGACCGGCGTCACCGTGTTCGGCTATCACACGCCGGATCTGCGCTATTTCCTGCGCGTGCACCGTCCCGACGACGCGATCGACGACATCTCCAAGGCGCGGCCGATGGTGCTCGCCGCCAACAAGACGCGCCGGTCGCAGATGGGCCTCGAAATCGGCGTCACCGGCATCGTCAGCATGCGCGGCATCGCGGTCGTGCAGGCCGGCGACGCCTTCCTCGGCACCATGGAGGTCGGCCTCGATCCGGAGCCGATCATCCAGCAGGTGAAGACCGTCACCAATGCCGATGTCGCGGTCGTGCTCGGCCAGTCGCTCGCCGGGCTCTCGGGCGCCGGCAAGGGCAGGGGCGGCGGCGAGGTGATCGGCGATCTGGTGATCTCCGATTCCACCGACGACGCGCGCTTCGCCGCGCTCGCCCGCGCCGGAACGATCCGGCTCGCCCGCGAGGCGGAAGTGCGCGAGATCCGGCAGGACGGCGTCGCCAGCACGATGCTGATCCAGCCGCTGGTCGATTTCTCGGGCCGCATGGTCGGCGACCTCGTCGCGGTGAAGTCGTTCCCGGACCAGCGGGCGCTCAGCCAGCAGGTGCGCACGGAACTGACCGTGACCGCGCTGGTCGGCGGTATTCTGGCCTTCGTGCTGTTCACGATCCTCGCCGGCCTGCGCGCCCGGCCGGAGACCGAGGCATGA
- a CDS encoding FAD-dependent oxidoreductase: protein MRTHARVVVIGGGVVGVSTLYHLAKKGWTDVVLIERKELTSGSTWHAAGLLPLFNLSYSSGQIHKYSVKLYESLEAETGQHVGFKKVSNIRVARQKDRWDEYMYYKGIADTLGVRVNVLTPAEIKEIWPLCDTTNLIGGIQHPDDGYIQPADLTQALAKGARQMGAEINRFTTVTAIEQQPNGEWLVKTDKGDITCEHVVTATGNFVRQTGAMVGLDIPVIPVEHQYIVTEPHPDIQARHAKGLPEMGVLRDADSAWYMREEAGGLILGPYEQGAPCCYMDGPSAESEYELFQEELERLAPHIETAMELVPAFGEVGVKKVYNGAICYTPDGSPIVGPAWGLKNFWLNEGHSFGVTAAGGAGWQLAEWMVEGEPTIDMAGVDPRRFGPYASRGYLKVKNEEAYENVFTPHYPDEEREAGRPLKTSPCYDRMKALGAVFGSVYGWERPNWFAPAGYGIDVASIEKPNVLTNHNHPKPDADGKVREIWSFRRSNYFEHVGNEVKAVTSGVGLQDLTAFAKCLVTGPGARDWLDSILANKIPKRGRIALCHLLTPRGGVRAEFTLYERAANEFYLVSAGALERHDHDVLWRLLPTDGSVKLQPITGQMGVLAVNGPRSREVLQKLTDTDLSNAAFPWLTGKRLSIGPVVVDALRVNFVGELGFELHHPIEMQNALFDLIMKAGAEFGIKPYGVRAMMSMAIEKSYRNVGRELSIEYAALESGLDRFVHLNKGSFIGRDALVAWREKGFANRFVALEVLGVTDVDARGNEPITLNGELVGRVTLGGYGWRVAKSLAQGMVRPDLGAVGTELDVTILGKPHKAVIIPESVFDPDNARLRA from the coding sequence ATGAGAACTCATGCGCGCGTGGTGGTGATCGGCGGCGGCGTGGTGGGCGTGTCGACGCTCTATCACCTCGCCAAGAAGGGCTGGACCGACGTCGTGCTCATCGAGCGCAAGGAGCTGACCTCCGGCTCGACCTGGCATGCCGCCGGCCTGCTGCCGCTGTTCAATCTCTCCTACTCGAGCGGCCAGATCCACAAGTATTCGGTCAAGCTCTACGAGAGCCTCGAGGCCGAGACCGGCCAGCATGTCGGCTTCAAGAAGGTCTCGAACATCCGCGTCGCCCGGCAGAAGGACCGCTGGGACGAGTACATGTACTACAAGGGCATCGCCGATACGCTCGGCGTGCGCGTCAATGTGCTGACGCCGGCCGAGATCAAGGAGATCTGGCCGCTCTGCGACACGACCAACCTGATCGGCGGCATCCAGCACCCGGACGACGGCTACATCCAGCCGGCCGACCTGACCCAGGCGCTCGCGAAGGGCGCGCGCCAGATGGGCGCGGAGATCAACCGCTTCACCACCGTGACGGCGATCGAGCAGCAGCCGAACGGCGAATGGCTCGTGAAGACCGACAAGGGCGACATCACCTGCGAGCATGTCGTCACCGCGACCGGCAACTTCGTGCGCCAGACCGGCGCCATGGTCGGGCTCGACATCCCGGTCATCCCGGTCGAGCACCAATATATCGTCACCGAGCCACATCCGGACATCCAGGCGCGCCACGCCAAGGGCCTGCCGGAGATGGGCGTGCTGCGCGACGCCGACAGCGCCTGGTACATGCGCGAGGAGGCCGGCGGCCTGATCCTCGGCCCCTATGAGCAGGGCGCGCCGTGCTGCTACATGGACGGCCCGTCGGCGGAGAGCGAGTACGAGCTGTTTCAGGAGGAGCTGGAGCGCCTGGCGCCGCATATCGAGACCGCGATGGAGCTGGTGCCCGCCTTCGGCGAGGTCGGCGTCAAGAAGGTCTATAACGGCGCGATCTGCTACACGCCGGACGGCTCGCCGATCGTCGGTCCGGCCTGGGGGCTCAAGAACTTCTGGCTCAACGAGGGCCACTCCTTCGGCGTGACGGCCGCCGGCGGCGCCGGCTGGCAGCTCGCCGAATGGATGGTCGAGGGCGAACCGACCATCGACATGGCCGGCGTCGATCCGCGCCGCTTCGGCCCCTACGCCTCGCGCGGCTACCTGAAGGTCAAGAACGAGGAGGCGTATGAAAACGTCTTCACGCCGCACTATCCGGACGAGGAGCGCGAGGCCGGCCGACCGCTGAAGACCTCGCCCTGCTATGACCGCATGAAGGCGCTCGGCGCGGTGTTCGGCTCGGTCTACGGCTGGGAGCGGCCGAACTGGTTCGCGCCGGCGGGCTACGGCATCGACGTCGCGTCCATCGAGAAGCCGAACGTCCTTACCAACCACAATCACCCGAAGCCGGATGCCGACGGCAAGGTCCGCGAGATCTGGTCGTTCCGCCGCTCGAACTACTTCGAGCATGTCGGCAACGAGGTAAAGGCCGTCACCAGCGGCGTCGGCCTGCAGGATCTGACCGCCTTCGCCAAGTGCCTCGTCACCGGTCCGGGCGCGCGCGACTGGCTCGACTCGATCCTCGCCAACAAGATCCCGAAGCGCGGCCGCATCGCGCTCTGCCATCTCCTGACGCCGCGCGGCGGCGTGCGCGCCGAGTTCACGCTCTATGAGCGGGCGGCGAACGAGTTCTATCTCGTCTCGGCCGGCGCGCTGGAGCGGCATGATCACGACGTGCTGTGGCGGCTCTTGCCGACCGACGGCTCGGTCAAGCTGCAACCGATCACCGGCCAGATGGGCGTGCTCGCGGTCAACGGTCCGCGCTCGCGCGAGGTGCTGCAGAAGCTGACCGACACCGACCTGTCGAACGCCGCCTTCCCGTGGCTGACCGGCAAGCGGCTGTCGATCGGCCCGGTCGTGGTCGATGCGCTGCGCGTCAACTTCGTCGGCGAGCTCGGCTTCGAGCTGCATCATCCGATCGAGATGCAGAACGCGCTGTTCGACCTGATCATGAAGGCCGGCGCCGAGTTCGGCATCAAGCCCTATGGCGTGCGGGCCATGATGTCGATGGCGATCGAGAAGTCGTACCGCAACGTCGGTCGCGAGCTGTCGATCGAATATGCGGCGCTCGAATCCGGCCTCGACCGGTTCGTGCACCTCAACAAGGGCTCGTTCATCGGCCGCGATGCGCTGGTCGCCTGGCGCGAGAAGGGTTTCGCCAACCGCTTCGTGGCTCTGGAAGTGCTCGGCGTCACCGACGTCGACGCGCGCGGCAACGAGCCGATCACGCTGAACGGCGAACTGGTCGGCCGCGTCACGCTCGGCGGCTACGGCTGGCGCGTGGCGAAGTCGCTGGCGCAGGGCATGGTGCGGCCAGACCTCGGCGCGGTCGGCACCGAGCTCGACGTGACCATCCTGGGCAAGCCGCACAAGGCCGTCATCATTCCGGAGAGCGTGTTCGATCCCGACAACGCCCGCCTCCGGGCCTGA
- a CDS encoding sugar-binding domain-containing protein, protein MSDVRPIDAHARSPEIDLSIRAAWLYYVHGLGQEEVARRLNLSRSKVTRLLSQAREAGFVKVSVEHETVESLALADWISNHFGVEEVILTPFARPEIADRAAADRAGRQAVGIVAANHIARRLLASGRITVGLGWGRTVSEMITALPALSKPDLTLVSLLGASSNDDGSGSYSLALKFAAATGGRAHTFAAPLIVDDPAVAALLRQDGAIRETLAIAADSDFHILGVGDVSMDNLYFAAAGLGSETIRGLKEVGAVCEIAGRFLDRNGRPAATPLNDRTLGIDHETLVAADVIVLAAGRRKAEPLEALLKAGIPRTIIIDDEVAQALAERAARRGEPAPASA, encoded by the coding sequence ATGTCCGACGTTCGCCCGATCGACGCCCATGCCCGGTCGCCGGAGATCGACCTCTCCATCCGCGCCGCCTGGCTCTATTACGTGCACGGGCTCGGCCAGGAGGAGGTCGCCCGCCGGCTCAACCTTTCGCGGTCCAAGGTGACGCGCCTGCTGTCGCAGGCGCGCGAGGCGGGGTTCGTGAAGGTGTCGGTCGAGCACGAGACGGTCGAGAGCCTCGCGCTCGCCGACTGGATCTCGAATCACTTCGGCGTCGAGGAGGTGATCCTGACGCCCTTCGCCCGGCCCGAGATCGCCGATCGCGCCGCGGCCGACCGTGCCGGCCGGCAGGCGGTCGGCATCGTGGCGGCGAACCACATCGCGCGCCGGCTCCTCGCCTCCGGGCGGATCACGGTCGGCCTCGGCTGGGGCCGCACGGTGTCGGAGATGATCACCGCGCTGCCGGCGCTGTCGAAGCCGGATCTGACGCTCGTCTCGCTGCTCGGCGCCTCGTCCAACGACGACGGCAGCGGCTCTTATTCACTGGCGCTGAAATTCGCCGCCGCGACCGGCGGCCGCGCCCACACCTTCGCCGCGCCGCTGATCGTCGACGACCCGGCCGTCGCCGCGCTGCTGCGGCAGGACGGTGCGATCCGCGAGACGCTCGCCATCGCCGCCGACAGCGACTTCCACATTCTCGGCGTCGGCGACGTGTCGATGGACAATCTCTATTTCGCCGCCGCCGGTCTCGGGTCGGAGACGATCCGGGGCCTGAAGGAGGTCGGCGCGGTCTGCGAGATCGCCGGCCGGTTCCTCGACCGCAACGGCCGGCCCGCGGCGACGCCGCTCAACGACCGCACGCTCGGCATCGATCACGAGACGCTGGTCGCCGCCGACGTGATCGTGCTCGCGGCCGGCCGCCGCAAGGCCGAGCCGCTGGAAGCGCTGCTCAAGGCCGGCATCCCGCGCACCATCATCATCGACGACGAGGTCGCCCAGGCGCTCGCCGAACGCGCCGCCCGCCGCGGCGAGCCGGCGCCCGCGAGCGCCTGA
- a CDS encoding PTS transporter subunit IIC — MDVLLTTLKAVVDQLGATVLLPIVIFVIATVLGAKPSRAFRAGITIGVAFIGINLVVGLMWTSLSDVAQAIVTNTGIKRDVVDVGWPSAAAIAFGSSVGLWVIPVGIAVNVALLFTGLTRTLNVDVWNFWHFAFIGSLVTAATGSLAMGIGAAAIMAALALLFADWSAKGVQRFYGVPGVSVPHLASAQILPIAIVLNWIIDRIPGIRDIKIDTDTIQSRLGVFGEPVVLGLVIGLVLGLVGYWNPAAPAEMVVKVLKAGMNLAAVMVLLPRMVKILMEGLIPVSEAAREFVQKRAGSREINVGLDSAILIGHPAAISSALILVPIAILLSVILPGNRVILFADLAVIPFLVAMTAPVVNGNVFRMVIIGTITLAVGFYVATALAPLFTSAATAAGFALPKNAAQVTSIVDGFLWISWVTVEAVNRLGALGLGLLAVVVLGGIVAFTRNRAGWERLAGTETAEAAGE; from the coding sequence ATGGATGTCCTGCTCACGACACTGAAGGCCGTCGTCGATCAACTCGGCGCGACCGTACTTCTGCCCATCGTCATCTTCGTGATCGCCACGGTGCTCGGCGCCAAGCCGTCGCGCGCCTTCCGGGCGGGCATCACCATCGGCGTCGCCTTCATCGGCATCAATCTCGTCGTCGGCCTGATGTGGACGAGCCTCAGCGACGTCGCCCAGGCGATCGTCACCAACACCGGCATCAAGCGCGACGTCGTGGACGTGGGCTGGCCGTCGGCCGCCGCGATCGCCTTCGGCTCATCCGTCGGCTTGTGGGTGATTCCGGTCGGCATCGCGGTCAATGTGGCGCTGCTGTTCACCGGCCTGACGCGCACGCTCAACGTCGACGTCTGGAACTTCTGGCATTTCGCCTTCATCGGCTCGCTCGTGACCGCCGCGACCGGCAGCCTCGCCATGGGCATCGGCGCCGCCGCGATCATGGCCGCGCTGGCGCTCCTGTTCGCCGACTGGTCGGCGAAGGGCGTGCAGCGCTTCTATGGCGTGCCGGGCGTGTCGGTGCCGCACCTCGCCTCGGCACAGATCCTGCCGATCGCGATCGTGCTCAACTGGATCATCGACCGCATCCCGGGCATCCGCGACATCAAGATCGACACCGACACGATCCAGAGCCGCCTCGGCGTGTTCGGCGAGCCGGTCGTGCTCGGCCTCGTCATCGGTCTGGTGCTCGGCCTCGTCGGCTACTGGAACCCGGCCGCGCCGGCCGAGATGGTCGTCAAGGTGCTCAAGGCCGGCATGAACCTCGCCGCGGTCATGGTGCTCCTGCCGCGCATGGTGAAGATCCTGATGGAGGGTCTGATCCCGGTCTCGGAGGCCGCGCGCGAATTCGTGCAGAAGCGCGCCGGCTCGCGCGAGATCAACGTCGGCCTCGATTCGGCGATCCTGATCGGCCACCCGGCCGCGATCTCGAGCGCGCTGATCCTGGTGCCGATCGCGATCCTCTTGTCGGTGATCCTGCCGGGCAACCGCGTGATCCTGTTCGCCGACCTCGCGGTGATCCCGTTCCTGGTCGCCATGACCGCGCCGGTCGTCAACGGCAACGTGTTCCGCATGGTGATCATCGGCACGATCACGCTGGCCGTCGGCTTCTACGTCGCGACCGCGCTCGCGCCGCTGTTCACCTCGGCCGCGACCGCCGCCGGCTTCGCGCTGCCGAAGAACGCCGCGCAGGTGACCAGCATCGTCGACGGCTTCCTTTGGATCTCCTGGGTGACGGTGGAAGCGGTCAACCGCCTCGGCGCGCTCGGCCTCGGCCTGCTCGCGGTCGTCGTGCTCGGCGGCATCGTCGCCTTCACCCGCAATCGCGCCGGCTGGGAACGTCTCGCCGGCACCGAAACGGCCGAAGCCGCCGGGGAATAA
- a CDS encoding PTS sugar transporter subunit IIA, protein MSASILARYIDPAAIALGIAAETAEQVIDDLARRLEASGYVGATYRDAVIAREAAMPTGLPLLDDLAVAVPHTDPVHVLKPGVAIATLAKPVEFRSMEDPDEALSVRVVFALALKDKHEQIEMLQTIALMLQDPARIRAVIAAGSIQELLAAVAADDDKGE, encoded by the coding sequence ATGAGCGCATCGATCCTCGCCCGTTACATCGACCCCGCCGCGATCGCCCTCGGCATTGCGGCGGAGACGGCCGAGCAGGTGATCGACGATCTGGCCCGGCGCCTCGAGGCGTCGGGCTATGTCGGGGCGACCTACCGGGACGCCGTGATCGCCCGCGAGGCGGCGATGCCGACCGGGCTGCCGTTGCTGGACGATCTGGCGGTCGCCGTGCCGCACACCGATCCGGTGCATGTGCTGAAGCCCGGCGTCGCGATCGCGACGCTGGCGAAGCCGGTGGAATTTCGCAGCATGGAAGACCCGGACGAGGCACTCTCGGTCCGGGTGGTCTTCGCGCTCGCCCTCAAGGACAAGCACGAGCAGATCGAAATGCTGCAGACCATCGCGCTGATGTTGCAAGATCCGGCTCGCATCCGCGCGGTCATCGCCGCGGGATCGATCCAGGAGCTGCTCGCGGCCGTGGCGGCCGACGACGACAAGGGAGAATGA
- a CDS encoding PTS sugar transporter subunit IIB produces MPAPKTVLVACGTAVATSTVVANAIEEEMKARGIAVQTRQCKVTEVPSLVADADLVVSTTPVPANLPKPAIVTLAFLTGVGKADVIEKIAGILKG; encoded by the coding sequence ATGCCGGCCCCGAAGACCGTGCTGGTCGCGTGCGGAACCGCCGTGGCGACCTCGACCGTGGTCGCCAATGCGATCGAGGAGGAGATGAAGGCGCGCGGCATCGCCGTGCAGACGCGCCAGTGCAAGGTCACGGAAGTACCGAGCCTGGTCGCCGACGCCGATCTCGTCGTCTCGACGACGCCGGTGCCGGCCAATCTGCCGAAGCCCGCGATCGTGACGCTGGCGTTCCTGACCGGCGTCGGCAAGGCCGACGTCATCGAGAAGATCGCGGGCATCCTCAAGGGGTGA